From the Fusobacterium ulcerans ATCC 49185 genome, the window TTGCAGTAGAAGCAACAGCTTACTATCAAGATGAGTTTGAACTTCCAGAAGTAACTGAAGAAATGAATAAAAAAGAGAGAAAAAGTGTAGAAAAATTATGTTCATCTATAGAAGATCCAGTTGGAAAAGAATCAATAAAATTATTTATGGAAAAACTTAACAAGTGGGAAAAAGATGAATTTACAGTGGAAGAAGCAAAAGACCTGTTACATCATACAATGGATGAAATAGGAGAAGGACCAGCGAAAGTATTTATGCCATTGAGAGCAGTAATCACTGGACAGGCTAGAGGAGCTGATCTTTTCAATGTTCTTTACATAATAGGAAAAGAAAGAACATTAAAAAGAATGAAGGCTATGATAGCTAAATACAATGTTCTTTAATAGGAAAAATAAAGGGGAAAGAGTTTTACTCTTTCCTTTTTTTATAATATTTAACTAAAAATAGAAATTGTTTTTACATGAAGAAAATTTATGTTATAATATTCTAAGAGCAAATCTTTTTAATAGGAGGATGATCACAAGTTGTTAAAAACAGAGTTATTAAAAACTGAAATATTCAGGGATTATAGTGATAAAGATCTGGTTAAAGAGGAAGAAGAAATAAGATTTTCACTTTTGGAAAATCCTCAAAACATAGAAAACTTAAAAAGTTTAGCAGCAATATTATATTATAAAAGAGATTATAATGGAGCAATTAAGTTATATGAAAAGATAGTGAACACGAATCCTGAAAATGCAGATTATGCAGCTTTTTTAGGGTATCTTTATTATGAAAATGAAAATTATGAGAATGCTATTGATTATTTTAACAAGTCATTGGAAATAGCACCAGATAATTCCTTTGTTCATTTTCTTCTTGGAAATACATATTCAAGAGCTGGGCTTATAAAAGAAGCAATTAATAGTTATGATTTTGCTATATTTTTGGATTTGGATATCTATACTGCACATTTGGATTTTGCTAAAAAATATGAAGCAATAGGGCAGAAACAGAGAGCTTTAAAAGAATATATTATAGCTTATGAAATAGACCCTAGAGAAAAGAGTATTGTTGAGAAAATAAACGAATTAAAAGCAGATATAGGATCTAAGAAATATTAAAAATTTCTAATAGAAGGAAAAGTGTTTCTTTTCTTTCTATTTTTACTTTTTAATATTTGATTTTTAAAGGA encodes:
- a CDS encoding tetratricopeptide repeat protein, producing the protein MLKTELLKTEIFRDYSDKDLVKEEEEIRFSLLENPQNIENLKSLAAILYYKRDYNGAIKLYEKIVNTNPENADYAAFLGYLYYENENYENAIDYFNKSLEIAPDNSFVHFLLGNTYSRAGLIKEAINSYDFAIFLDLDIYTAHLDFAKKYEAIGQKQRALKEYIIAYEIDPREKSIVEKINELKADIGSKKY